One Dreissena polymorpha isolate Duluth1 chromosome 9, UMN_Dpol_1.0, whole genome shotgun sequence genomic window carries:
- the LOC127845608 gene encoding uncharacterized protein LOC127845608, whose translation MVNAPSTVTVLLLVCVAGVVGEVTTRTVIPRKFRYETACWDQFYGSPMSGWDYYKVTSKEKCQMKCVDAGPTCVAFFWRQTASWCRLNQLKHGNRTLICPSWDHVVYAEEKH comes from the exons ATGGTTAACGCACCGAGTACAGTGACCGTTCTTTTGCTCGTCTGCGTCGCTGGCGTCGTCGGCGAGGTAACGACAAGGACCGTGATTCCCCGGAAGTTCAGGTACGAGACGGCATGCTGGGATCAGTTTTATGGATCGCCGATGTCCGGCTGGGATTATTACAAG GTAACAAGCAAAGAGAAATGCCAGATGAAATGCGTGGACGCTGGGCCCACGTGCGTGGCATTCTTTTGGCGCCAGACGGCGTCCTGGTGTCGTCTGAACCAGCTGAAGCACGGGAACAGAACGCTGATCTGCCCTTCATGGGACCACGTGGTGTACGCTGAGGAGAAACATTGA